In a genomic window of Kiloniellales bacterium:
- a CDS encoding flagellar biosynthesis repressor FlbT, which produces MPLKLTLGKGEKLIVNGAVVKNDGDVASLVFENQAHILRQKDILTAEDAGTPASRVYLALQCAYLFPDRRAAFVEEFDRLLGDYLQAAPSAEALAAEIRRRLDADQLYAGLKACQKLIEHEAGILQHAE; this is translated from the coding sequence ATGCCCCTGAAGCTGACCCTCGGCAAGGGCGAGAAGCTGATCGTGAACGGCGCGGTCGTCAAGAACGACGGCGACGTCGCCAGCCTCGTCTTCGAGAATCAGGCGCACATCCTCCGCCAGAAGGACATCCTCACCGCGGAGGACGCCGGGACCCCGGCCTCCCGGGTCTATCTGGCCCTGCAGTGCGCCTATCTCTTCCCCGACCGCCGCGCGGCCTTCGTCGAGGAGTTCGACCGGCTGCTGGGCGACTACTTGCAGGCGGCGCCCAGCGCCGAGGCGCTGGCCGCGGAGATCCGCCGCCGGCTGGACGCTGACCAGCTCTACGCCGGGCTAAAGGCCTGCCAGAAGCTGATCGAGCACGAAGCCGGGATCCTGCAGCATGCCGAATGA